In Populus alba chromosome 1, ASM523922v2, whole genome shotgun sequence, a single window of DNA contains:
- the LOC118063024 gene encoding uncharacterized protein — translation MPRNRRTTDTLRVDDDQDDVPIMQLITARQRRRRGAPVPQHVDEVPPPVEEEPQEIEEEDMVDETGVGVADPEPVTKVQQLSQVVQTWIEFTMERDRMRDRDVPSTSHTVQGVNVPLDAFMKLAPPIFTGIDSSEDPQRFLDDIWRRCKALGCTDHRAVSLASFRLEGDVAISWFESRERARPVETQWT, via the coding sequence atgcCGAGGAATAGACGAACAACTGATACTCTTAGGGTAGATGATGATCAGGATGATGTCCCTATTATGCAGTTGATAACTGCAAGGCAGAGAAGGAGGCGTGGTGCACCCGTGCCTCAACATGTTGATGAGGTACCTCCACCAGTGGAGGAAGAGCCTCAGGAGATAGAAGAGGAAGATATGGTTGATGAAACAGGTGTGGGGGTAGCTGACCCTGAGCCTGTTACAAAGGTTCAACAACTTAGCCAAGTTGTGCAGACTTGGATAGAGTTTACTATGGAGAGAGACAGAATGAGGGATAGGGATGTACCCTCGACATCCCACACTGTTCAGGGAGTTAATGTGCCATTGGATGCCTTTATGAAGTTGGCACCTCCTATTTTTACTGGGATAGACAGTTCAGAGGATCCTCAGAGGTTCCTAGATGACATTTGGCGACGATGTAAAGCTTTGGGATGTACAGACCACCGAGCTGTGAGTTTGGCATCGTTCAGGTTGGAAGGAGATGTGGCAATCTCTTGGTTTGAGTCTAGGGAAAGAGCAAGACCAGTAGAGACTCAGTGGACATGA